CCATTTAAGTGATGCAGGAATTGGCATGCAAGAGATGCCGAACTATACACTTCATGAAGCCATGAGAATTGTTTTATCTGAGGCAGAAAACAAGACGATGCATGCAGCTGAACTTGCCGATGAGATATATAGGCGCAGGCTGTATTTAAAAAAAGATGGCAGTAAAGCGCAATATACACAGATAAGGGCAAGGTGTGGGCATTATCCGGATATGTTTGAAGCTCTTCCGGGTAATATTATCAGGCTGAAGCAATCATAATTTTGAAAGAAAAAAGAGTAGGGGGATATTTTTATGGAAAACGAAATTAAGTTGTTGTCAATTAATGAAATAATAAAAGAAAAATTCCTTATCCCTTCATACCAAAGGGGATATAGGTGGGAAAAACGCCAAGTAACAGAACTGCTCGATGATATTTGGGAATTCTCCCAACAAGAAAGAAAAAAAGATGAGTTTTATTGCTTGCAACCTATAGTAGTAAAGAAAAATGGCGACAAGTGGGAGGTAATTGACGGACAGCAACGATTAACTACAATCTACATAATTTTGTATTTTTTAGGTAGAAAAAGATATGACATAGAATTTGAGACAAGAGAAAAAAGCAAAGAATTTCTACAGAATATCGATGTATCAAATACATCAAATATTGATTACTTTTTTATAGGACAGGCATATAAAACTATCAAAGAATGGTTTGAGTATAAAGAAAATGTTGAATCAGAATACACTGTTAGAGATGAATTTAGCATTGCATTAGGTAAGCTTACCAAAATAATCTGGTATGAAGTTAATGATGGTTCTAATCCCATAAATATTTTTACTAGGCTTAACATCGGGAAAATACCACTTACAAATGCGGAACTTATAAAAGCATTATTTTTACAAAAATCAAACAAGAATAATAACGATAATGACACTTTTAGGTTAAAACAATTAGAAATAGCTAGTGAGTGGGACAGAATTGAATATACTCTTCAAAATGACGAGTTTTGGAGCTTTATTAATAAAGAATTTAATGATATGCCAACAAGAATCGAATATATTTTTAATGCAATGGCTAAGAAAAGTTCAAGAGGGGATGACTTTTATACTTTTAGGTATTTTAATGAAAGATTAAGGCAACGCAGTGTTCAAGAGATTTGGGATGAAGTTAAGG
This sequence is a window from Defluviitalea raffinosedens. Protein-coding genes within it:
- a CDS encoding DUF262 domain-containing protein — translated: MENEIKLLSINEIIKEKFLIPSYQRGYRWEKRQVTELLDDIWEFSQQERKKDEFYCLQPIVVKKNGDKWEVIDGQQRLTTIYIILYFLGRKRYDIEFETREKSKEFLQNIDVSNTSNIDYFFIGQAYKTIKEWFEYKENVESEYTVRDEFSIALGKLTKIIWYEVNDGSNPINIFTRLNIGKIPLTNAELIKALFLQKSNKNNNDNDTFRLKQLEIASEWDRIEYTLQNDEFWSFINKEFNDMPTRIEYIFNAMAKKSSRGDDFYTFRYFNERLRQRSVQEIWDEVKAYFLTFEDWFNDRELFHLIGYLVTCGERIEQLKDAAEGKSKTEFRKYIDNKIRQHVNYKISELDYEKNSNEIKKVLLLFNIETILRMKTHNYRFSFNSYKRGKWSIEHIHAQNTDGLSTVKQWMAWIEDHIKSLERINANKYKEVIERMKSINEDNISAELFNKLFEEVQNCFKDQFSDDMHLINNLTLLDKDLNSRLGNSFFDVKRDIIIKMDKEGYFIPICTRNVFLKYYSKNASHLHFWGPEDRKDYYDEIIHTLQKYLPNQAEVNSDANN